Below is a window of Defluviimonas sp. SAOS-178_SWC DNA.
GTGGATGGTGCCAAGGATCTTGTTCAGCCCCAGCCCGTGCTTCATCGCGAAGACGAACTCGGCCAAAAGGTCGCCGGCATGCTCGCCCGCGATAGTGACGCCAAGGATCGTGTCCTTGCCGGGCGGGGTCAGGACCTTGACGAAGCCCCGCGCCGCGCCGTCGGCGATGGCGCGGTCGAGATCGTCGATGCCGTAGCGCGTGACCTCCACCGAGATGCCCTTCTCGCGCGCCTCCTGCTCATTGAGGCCGACGCGCGCCACTTCGGGATCGGTGAACGTGGCCCAGGGGATCACCCGGTAATCCGCCTTGAACCGCTTGAACGTGCCGAAAAGCGCGTTGAGGGCGGCGAACCAGGCCTGATGCGCGGCCGTGTGCGTGAACTGGAAGGGTCCGGCCACGTCGCCGGCGGCATAGATGTTGGGATAGAGCGTTTCGAGATACTCGTTGGTCTCGATCACCCTCCCTGTCGGAATGCCGAGTTCCTCCAGCCCGTATCCCTTCAACCGCGCGGCGCGGCCGACGGCGACGAGGATGTCGTCGAACGCGATGCGCCGCGTCTCGCCGCCCGCCTCGACCTCGATCCACTTCGCGTCGCCGGTCTTGCCGAGGGCGATCGCCTTGTGCCCGGTCAGGACCGTCACGCCGTCGGCCTCCATCGACGCTTTCACGAGGTCGGAGACCTCTTCGTCCTCGCGGATGAGGATGCGGGGCAGCATCTCGATCTGTGTGACCTCGGAACCGAGGCGGGCGAAGCTCTGAGCGAGTTCGCAGCCAATGGGCCCGCCGCCGAGAACGACGAGTCGATCCGGCGCCACGTCGCGCCCGCTCATCGCGTCCCAGAGCGTGTCCGAGGTGAGATAGCCGACCTCGTCGAGCCCCGGCAGCGGCGGCACGAAGGGCGCGGCGCCGGTGGCGAGGATGACCGAGCGGGCGGTCAACCGCCGGGCGTCGCCATCCTCGCCGGTGATCTCGACCGTCCACGGGTCGAGAAGTTTGGCGTGGCCTTGCAGGACCTCGACGCCCAATCCTTCATACCGTTCGACGCTGTCCTTCGGTTCGATCGCGGCGATGACCGCATGGATCCGTTCGAAAACCTTGCGGAACGAGAAATCAGGCGCTGTCGCGCTCAGCCCGTAATGATCGGCATGGCGCATCTGGTGGGCAAGCTTGGCCGACCGGATCAATGCCTTCGACGGCACACATCCATGGTTCAGACAGTCGCCGCCCATCCTGTGGCCTTCGATCAGCGTGACCTTCGCCTTTACCGCCGCCGCGATGTACGCCGAAACCAGCCCCGCCGCCCCGGCGCCGATCACGATCAGGTTCCGGTCGTAGCGTTTCGGTCGCGACCAGCCCGCATAGGCCCGACGTCGCTTGACGAGACCGAGTATGAATTTGGCGATCCACGGGAAGAGGCCGAGAAGCGCGAAGGACAAAAGGACCGGTGATGAAACGATGCCCGAGAGGCTTTCGAGCTGGGCGAGCTGGGTGCCGGCATTCACATAAACGGCGGTTCCGGCGAGCATCCCGATCTGGCTGACGACGTAGAAGATCCAGGCGCGGATCGGGGTCAAACCCATCAGAAGGTTGATCGCGAAGAACGGCACGACCGGGATCAGCCGCAGCGTGAAGAGATAGAAGGGGCCGTCCCGCTCGATCCCTGCATCGACCGCGTCGAGGCGGTTGCCGAACCGTCCGTGCACCCAGTCGCGAAGCAGATAGCGCGCGGCGAGGAAAGCCAGCGTCGCCCCGATAGTCGATGCAAAGGAAACGATCAAAAGGCCGCTCCAGAAGCCGAAGAGCGCCCCCGCGGCAAGCGTCATCCATGTGGCCAGGGGCAGCGACAGGGCGGTAACCGCGACATAGCCCGCGAAAAAGAGCACAGCGACAAGCAGCGGCCGCTCCGTCCGCCACGCGTGCAGGTCGACGAGGTGATCGCGCAGCATGTCGAGATCGGGCGGGTTGCGGCCGATCATCCAGATCAGCACGGCGATCAGGACGGCGAGCGCGGCAAAGAGGGCGGGCTTCTTCATTCGGACCGGGCGAAGGCTTCGACGGCGGACGACGGGGGCGCCGGGATATGGTTGACGACGTGTGCTGTCATGGCTTTCCCGGTCCTCACTTCGTCCCTTGTGCAACGAAGAGTCCGGCCGAGCCAAGACCGTTACAGAAATGTCCGCATCTCGTGATGGTGGCGTGATCCGCGGGACGCGTGGACGGCGCGCTGCTTTCACTCCTCCCGATTCCGGCCCGCGTTGCGGGAACCGGATCTCCGCCGTTCATCGGAACGCAGATTGGTTTGCCTGTCGCCAATCAAGGCCGACTGATACGCATCGCAACCATCGTCCCGCAGCCCCACGATATCCCGATGACCGCCATCGTCACGGAAGAGGGCACCCCCTGACCCTTTCACCTTGCCCAAAATACCTCCGCCGGAGGCATCCGCCGCCCAGCGCCCGCGCCTCAGCCGGGTTTCAGCGCCTTCAGGTGGGTCGGGCAATGCTCGCCGGTATCGAGAACCGGGATCATCCGGCTCCATATGCCGATATTCTCGTCGACGAAATCTCGCCCGACGATCTGCACTGCGGCATCGCCCACCGGCCCTTTGAGCCGCTCAAGCTCCGCCCGCGCGGCTTGCCGGTACCAGCCGTTGCGGCTGATCACCTCGATCTCGTCGAACCCGGCCGCCGCCATCGCCTCGCGGTAGCGGCCGGGCGACGCCATGCCGAAGTCGAGCC
It encodes the following:
- a CDS encoding FAD-dependent oxidoreductase encodes the protein MKKPALFAALAVLIAVLIWMIGRNPPDLDMLRDHLVDLHAWRTERPLLVAVLFFAGYVAVTALSLPLATWMTLAAGALFGFWSGLLIVSFASTIGATLAFLAARYLLRDWVHGRFGNRLDAVDAGIERDGPFYLFTLRLIPVVPFFAINLLMGLTPIRAWIFYVVSQIGMLAGTAVYVNAGTQLAQLESLSGIVSSPVLLSFALLGLFPWIAKFILGLVKRRRAYAGWSRPKRYDRNLIVIGAGAAGLVSAYIAAAVKAKVTLIEGHRMGGDCLNHGCVPSKALIRSAKLAHQMRHADHYGLSATAPDFSFRKVFERIHAVIAAIEPKDSVERYEGLGVEVLQGHAKLLDPWTVEITGEDGDARRLTARSVILATGAAPFVPPLPGLDEVGYLTSDTLWDAMSGRDVAPDRLVVLGGGPIGCELAQSFARLGSEVTQIEMLPRILIREDEEVSDLVKASMEADGVTVLTGHKAIALGKTGDAKWIEVEAGGETRRIAFDDILVAVGRAARLKGYGLEELGIPTGRVIETNEYLETLYPNIYAAGDVAGPFQFTHTAAHQAWFAALNALFGTFKRFKADYRVIPWATFTDPEVARVGLNEQEAREKGISVEVTRYGIDDLDRAIADGAARGFVKVLTPPGKDTILGVTIAGEHAGDLLAEFVFAMKHGLGLNKILGTIHTYPTLAEANKFAAGEWRKAHVNERALGLIERFHAWRRG